Proteins from one Megalopta genalis isolate 19385.01 chromosome 1, iyMegGena1_principal, whole genome shotgun sequence genomic window:
- the LOC117228678 gene encoding uncharacterized protein LOC117228678 — translation MVVFTCNHCGESLPKARVAKHYEFKCRNTPFLSCVDCFKDFRGQEYASHTKCVSEAQRYGGKDYVPKPGFNKGERKQQEWIEALGGILTDTRNLSDEEQTLLKTLSKYENIPRKKSKFINFIKNAVNYRVSSNVIDNIWDKFDTVHKNNMQSTPQNHEENGKINDEVDEKNHVSEHQENNIIDNQNNENISKENQNKEEQNRNNDNVTNVDKKKKSKKRKANEAVEEQTVEPASNKKGKTIPANDQIEVSVPKKKRKSIVLSESSNNQNNEVQTIEKSTFDWKGTILDIVQSKGEISLKKLQKKVITQYMNFCSNDVINGKASIRFNKKLKKVSGVLISDGKVKLA, via the exons atggtgGTATTTACCTGTAATCATTGTGGAGAATCGTTACCGAAAGCAAGAGTTGCAAAACATTATGAATTTAAATGTCGCAATACACCTTTTCTAAGTTGTGTTGACTGCTTCAAAGATTTCCG GGGACAAGAATATGCATCACATACAAAATGCGTATCTGAAGCTCAACGATACGGAGGAAAGGATTATGTTCCTAAACCTGGATTCAATAAAGGagaacgaaagcaacaagaatgGATTGAAGCACTTGGTGGCATATTAACCGACACAAGAAATTTATCAGATGAAGAGCAAACTTTGTTGAAAACTTTGTCAAAGTATGAGAATATTCCAAGAAAAAAAtccaaatttattaatttcattaaaaatgcaGTAAACTACAGAGTAAGTTCAAATGTTATTGATAATATCTGGGACAAATTCGACACTGTTCATAAAAACAATATGCAATCTACACCACAGAATCACGAAGAAAACG GTAAAATAAATGACGAAGTGGATGAGAAAAATCATGTAAGTGAGCATCAGGAAAATAACATTATTGATAatcaaaataatgaaaatatttctaaagaAAATCAAAATAAAGAAGAACAAAACAGGAACAATGATAACGTTACTAATGTTGATAAAAAGAAGAAATCGAAGAAAAGAAAAGCTAATGAAGCAGTAGAAGAACAAACTGTAGAACCTGCATCAAATAAGAAAGGTAAAACCATACCTGCAAATGACCAAATAGAAGTTTCAGTCCCAAAAAAGAAACGTAAAAGTATTGTACTTTCTGAATCATCTAACAATCAGAATAATGAAGTACAAACCATTGAGAAATCAACCTTTGATTGGAAAGGTACTATCTTAGATATAGTACAAAGCAAAGGGGAAATTTCCCTAAAGAAACTACAAAAAAAAGTAATTACTCAATATATGAACTTTTGTTCAAATGATGTAATAAATGGGAAAGCATCAATTAGGTTTAATAAGAAATTGAAAAAGGTGTCAGGAGTATTAATTTCTGATGGAAAAGTGAAACTAGCATAA
- the RhoGAP15B gene encoding rhoGAP_ARAP and RA_ARAPs domain-containing protein RhoGAP15B isoform X1, whose translation MRAASVDNSLCKNRRRHGRRCYDIHSSNLSKETKHVALLLRSWVVRLIEIGESETEPTVMEVKPIPKPRSVVPHRPVPAPRRLPPTLPVSSCHSSQSSDSGQSEKTDDAKSIPDTRTANNNEFFRNLSTSSRQLKDEISEKVTTKGRAVISSTRNASIRLEKSVKNLLTRRLTSLNQDDLLKDNAEGCKPYNDLMEDERCVSMPANDIFSSITFYSPLNTNLRSMRNEEDLSGTRTSPPPPDYPPPPHPDESIYDELQSVTSGSNRYDTISSTVSEKTDRDFPESFSLLNFALNQASDSDQSLNLSDASGSLPRDKTDSRRLSRSDSWTFYDTAPASKSEAVDELDRISSAEEDTPEPCHLSVEPLVNRTSSASEESQASVQNSLYENLLAHRAPLEEKQETSGSENRAQNSRSLLFEFDPFAKTADTENLYSNFGNNDMMLLETLLATSDSPSSSGSILDFQEVADNEEDPNDMDDEDAPHPQISAVPPVPPRRIDSLPKNEYEEALEAISGTDKATVAKNPALLPKLAHLVTKKQPAVPPRKPPRDRQNDSPADNAASGDDNGHSGNATKMTVSPKPAEESPASPAAAKNAEEHRRVGMIQKLKKLRHDSTSHGIGPNMISFVKSGSKLLSRNRDQARGSASKSTKLERPKSNAPQNPARHQGIVYRSGVGIERAKDLVQRAAMLADQKLSFYTDKSMTTAKEVIQLDTVYSIHLLQDVKGIDGDTVHCVAISVEGRPSVHVFYAKGVTERRIWAQRILEAITLVFPTKYSSDLTRVGWVYLKEGVTGVWFPAWVLLHQRTLVYTKTLDQSVAITHGELDLRKARCIVLREQEGPNPNAGPVSVVVVDAGGNGALHIAAPGIYEGSAWRHALYQAATTCGPDLEQQQLTQDDVPVILDKCINFIYAHGIMTEGIYRRSGSTSAVVRLLAAFRHDAWAMQITRGLYTEHDVATALRRFLRDLPNPLFPVKIHDRLCLNTENINENEQVTAYRSLLSSLSPVPAATLRRILAHLHCLSQQSSRNLMTVENLSAIWGPTLMHGGKNSAEEWNRRETRVVGDLIRLYPKLYQLTAADLAKEAKILEVLEKHHVSNNGPRAPSGDLKIWIYVFSKDGECVNVTIGPQKTAFDICAELADKTNSPAHELCLEEYTLSGALERPLHHTERVLETVARWGYWEPEDRKDNILILKRDHLYKDILPLIKPPLTPSGELKFASSKMKHFKTYLFEFSQGKLCCYKDKVCSAKLHEWRIEDIIWYLGHEPKRNPQTGWSITFITKNNKPMRCKETPFFGCTIAGSLKDEQYKWLAAMIFAEYQLNLRPSAINLMDP comes from the exons GGAAACGAAGCATGTGGCGCTGCTTCTACGCTCCTGGGTGGTTCGGTTGATAGAGATCGGCGAGTCGGAGACCGAGCCGACCGTGATGGAGGTGAAACCGATCCCGAAGCCCAGATCGGTGGTGCCGCATCGGCCGGTGCCAGCGCCGCGCCGGCTTCCGCCGACGCTTCCGGTGAGCAGCTGCCACAGCAGCCAAAGCAGCGACTCCGGCCAATCGGAGAAGACCGACGACGCGAAATCGATCCCGGACACTCGGACGGCGAACAACAACGAGTTCTTCCGGAACCTGAGCACCAGCTCCCGCCAGCTGAAGGACGAGATCTCGGAGAAGGTGACGACCAAGGGCCGCGCGGTGATCTCCAGCACCAGAAACGCCAGCATACGGCTCGAGAAGTCCGTGAAGAACCTGCTGACGCGGCGACTGACCTCGCTGAACCAGGACGACCTGCTCAAGGACAACGCCGAAGGCTGCAAGCCGTACAACGACCTGATGGAGGACGAGAGGTGCGTTTCCATGCCGGCCAACGACATCTTCAGCAGCATCACGTTCTACAGTCCTCTGAACACCAACTTGAGGAGCATGAGGAACGAGGAGGACCTTTCCGGGACGCGGACCAGCCCCCCGCCACCGGACTATCCTCCACCCCCGCATCCCGACGAATCTATCTACGACGAACTGCAGTCCGTCACGTCTGGCAGCAACCGATACGACACGATAAGCTCCACCGTATCCGAGAAGACCGACAGGGACTTCCCCGAGTCGTTCAGTCTCCTGAATTTCGCGCTGAACCAG GCCAGCGACTCTGACCAGAGCTTGAACCTCTCGGACGCCAGCGGGTCGCTTCCCCGCGACAAGACTGACTCGAGAAGGTTGTCCAGGTCCGATTCGTGGACGTTCTACGACACGGCCCCAGCCAGCAAGTCCGAAGCGGTCGACGAATTGGATCGGATCTCCAGCGCCGAGGAAGACACGCCCGAACCTTGCCACCTGTCCGTCGAGCCTCTGGTGAACAGAACGTCCTCCGCCTCGGAGGAGAGCCAAGCATCCGTGCAGAACTCTTTGTACGAGAACCTGCTCGCCCATAGAGCACCATTGGAGGAGAAACAGGAGACGTCCGGCTCCGAGAACAGAGCGCAGAACAGCCGGTCGTTGTTGTTCGAATTCGATCCGTTCGCGAAAACCGCCGATACCGAGAACCTCTACAGCAACTTCGGGAACAATGACATGATGCTGCTGGAGACACTGTTGGCTACCAGCGATTCGCCCAGCAGTTCCGGCAGCATCCTCGATTTCCAAGAAGTCGCCGATAACGAGGAGGATCCGAACGATATGGACGACGAGGACGCCCCGCATCCGCAGATCTCGGCAGTGCCGCCGGTGCCGCCGAGGAGGATCGACTCTCTGCCGAAGAACGAGTACGAGGAGGCCCTCGAAGCTATCTCCGGGACCGACAAGGCCACCGTCGCCAAAAATCCGGCCCTATTGCCGAAGCTGGCGCACTTGGTCACCAAGAAACAGCCCGCCGTGCCGCCCAGAAAACCGCCCAGAGATCGACAAAACGACTCGCCGGCCGATAACGCGGCGTCTGGCGATGATAACGGTCATTCAGGCAACG CCACGAAGATGACGGTCAGCCCGAAACCTGCCGAGGAATCACCGGCGAGCCCCGCGGCCGCGAAAAACGCGGAGGAGCATCGTCGCGTCGGCATGATACAGAAGCTGAAGAAGCTGAGGCACGACTCGACGTCCCACGGTATCGGGCCGAACATGATCAGCTTCGTGAAGAGCGGCAGCAAGCTGTTGTCGCGGAACCGGGACCAGGCCAGAGGCTCGGCCTCGAAGTCGACGAAGCTGGAGAGGCCGAAGTCGAACGCGCCGCAGAACCCTGCGAGGCATCAAGGGATCGTCTACAGGTCCGGCGTCGGTATCGAGAGGGCGAAGGACCTCGTGCAGAGGGCGGCGATGCTGGCCGACCAGAAACTATCGTTCTACACGGACAAGAGCATGACCACTGCGAAGGAGGTCATTCAACTCGACACAGTGTACAGCATTCATCTTCTGCAGGATGTAAA AGGAATCGATGGCGATACTGTACACTGCGTAGCGATCAGCGTGGAAGGAAGGCCGAGCGTCCACGTGTTCTACGCGAAAGGTGTGACCGAAAGACGAATTTGGGCCCAGCGAATATTGGAGGCGATCACTCTAGTCTTTCCCACGAAATACTCGTCCGATCTGACGAGGGTGGGATGGGTTTACTTAAAG GAAGGCGTAACAGGTGTATGGTTTCCGGCATGGGTTCTTCTGCATCAAAGGACTCTGGTCTATACGAAGACTCTCGATCAGTCCGTGGCTATCACTCATGGGGAACTCGATCTTCGAAAAGCACGTTGCATCG TGTTACGTGAACAGGAAGGCCCGAACCCGAATGCGGGGCCCGTTTCCGTGGTGGTCGTAGATGCAGGTGGCAACGGTGCGTTGCACATCGCTGCACCAGGTATTTACGAAGGATCTGCATGGAGGCACGCGCTCTATCAAGCAGCTACCACGTGTGGTCCCGATTTAGAACAGCAGCAACTAACGCAGGACGACGTCCCTGTGATACTCGACAAGTGCATCAATTTCATATACGCTCATG gtatcaTGACGGAGGGAATTTATCGTCGTAGCGGGTCCACCAGCGCCGTTGTTCGGCTGCTGGCGGCTTTCCGTCACGACGCATGGGCGATGCAAATCACGAGAGGCTTGTACACGGAGCACGACGTCGCCACCGCGCTAAGACGATTCCTCCGTGATCTACCGAATCCATTGTTTCCTGTCAAAATCCACGACCGGCTTTGTCTCAACACAG AAAACATTAACGAGAACGAACAGGTCACAGCGTACAGGTCGCTGTTATCTTCGTTGAGCCCGGTGCCGGCGGCGACCCTGCGGAGGATTCTTGCTCACCTTCACTGCCTGAGTCAACAGAGTTCCAGGAACCTGATGACCGTCGAGAATCTTTCTGCGATTTGGGGGCCGACATTGATGCACGGCGGGAAGAACAGCGCCGAAGAATGGAACCGCCGGGAAACGAGAGTGGTCGGCGATCTGATCCGGCTCTATCCGAAGTTGTATCAATTGACCGCCGCCGATCTCGCGAAGGAGGCAAAAATTTTAGAGGTCCTCGAGAAGCATCACGTGTCGAACAATGGGCCGCGGGCGCCCTCGGGAGACCTCAAGATATGGATCTATGTCTTCTCGAAAGACGGCGAATGCGTGAACGTGACG ATTGGACCGCAAAAGACCGCATTCGATATATGCGCAGAGCTCGCAGACAAAACGAATTCACCGGCCCATGAACTTTGCTTGGAGGAGTACACGTTGTCCGGTGCGCTGGAACGACCGCTGCATCACACCGAGCGTGTCCTTGAAACGGTTGCAAGGTGGGGATACTGGGAACCCGAGGATAGGAAGGACAACATCCTCATTCTTAAAAGAGATCACCTCTACAAGGATATATTGCCCTTG ATAAAACCACCACTGACACCGTCCGGTGAACTTAAATTTGCTAGCAGTAAGATGAAGCACTTCAAAACCTACCTCTTTGAATTTAGTCAAGGAAAACTTTGCTGTTACAAAGACAAAGTGTGTTCGGCTAAGTTACACGAATGGAGGATAGAAGATATCATTTGGTACCTAGGTCATGAGCCTAAACGGAATCCGCAAACTGG ATGGTCCATCACATTCATTACAAAAAATAACAAACCGATGAG gtGTAAAGAAACTCCATTTTTCGGATGTACGATAGCTGGATCGTTAAAGGACGAGCAATATAAGTGGTTAGCAGCTATGATCTTTGCAGAATACCAGCTAAACCTGCGACCATCTGCAATTAATCTTATGGATccgtaa
- the RhoGAP15B gene encoding rhoGAP_ARAP and RA_ARAPs domain-containing protein RhoGAP15B isoform X2, with protein MEVKPIPKPRSVVPHRPVPAPRRLPPTLPVSSCHSSQSSDSGQSEKTDDAKSIPDTRTANNNEFFRNLSTSSRQLKDEISEKVTTKGRAVISSTRNASIRLEKSVKNLLTRRLTSLNQDDLLKDNAEGCKPYNDLMEDERCVSMPANDIFSSITFYSPLNTNLRSMRNEEDLSGTRTSPPPPDYPPPPHPDESIYDELQSVTSGSNRYDTISSTVSEKTDRDFPESFSLLNFALNQASDSDQSLNLSDASGSLPRDKTDSRRLSRSDSWTFYDTAPASKSEAVDELDRISSAEEDTPEPCHLSVEPLVNRTSSASEESQASVQNSLYENLLAHRAPLEEKQETSGSENRAQNSRSLLFEFDPFAKTADTENLYSNFGNNDMMLLETLLATSDSPSSSGSILDFQEVADNEEDPNDMDDEDAPHPQISAVPPVPPRRIDSLPKNEYEEALEAISGTDKATVAKNPALLPKLAHLVTKKQPAVPPRKPPRDRQNDSPADNAASGDDNGHSGNATKMTVSPKPAEESPASPAAAKNAEEHRRVGMIQKLKKLRHDSTSHGIGPNMISFVKSGSKLLSRNRDQARGSASKSTKLERPKSNAPQNPARHQGIVYRSGVGIERAKDLVQRAAMLADQKLSFYTDKSMTTAKEVIQLDTVYSIHLLQDVKGIDGDTVHCVAISVEGRPSVHVFYAKGVTERRIWAQRILEAITLVFPTKYSSDLTRVGWVYLKEGVTGVWFPAWVLLHQRTLVYTKTLDQSVAITHGELDLRKARCIVLREQEGPNPNAGPVSVVVVDAGGNGALHIAAPGIYEGSAWRHALYQAATTCGPDLEQQQLTQDDVPVILDKCINFIYAHGIMTEGIYRRSGSTSAVVRLLAAFRHDAWAMQITRGLYTEHDVATALRRFLRDLPNPLFPVKIHDRLCLNTENINENEQVTAYRSLLSSLSPVPAATLRRILAHLHCLSQQSSRNLMTVENLSAIWGPTLMHGGKNSAEEWNRRETRVVGDLIRLYPKLYQLTAADLAKEAKILEVLEKHHVSNNGPRAPSGDLKIWIYVFSKDGECVNVTIGPQKTAFDICAELADKTNSPAHELCLEEYTLSGALERPLHHTERVLETVARWGYWEPEDRKDNILILKRDHLYKDILPLIKPPLTPSGELKFASSKMKHFKTYLFEFSQGKLCCYKDKVCSAKLHEWRIEDIIWYLGHEPKRNPQTGWSITFITKNNKPMRCKETPFFGCTIAGSLKDEQYKWLAAMIFAEYQLNLRPSAINLMDP; from the exons ATGGAGGTGAAACCGATCCCGAAGCCCAGATCGGTGGTGCCGCATCGGCCGGTGCCAGCGCCGCGCCGGCTTCCGCCGACGCTTCCGGTGAGCAGCTGCCACAGCAGCCAAAGCAGCGACTCCGGCCAATCGGAGAAGACCGACGACGCGAAATCGATCCCGGACACTCGGACGGCGAACAACAACGAGTTCTTCCGGAACCTGAGCACCAGCTCCCGCCAGCTGAAGGACGAGATCTCGGAGAAGGTGACGACCAAGGGCCGCGCGGTGATCTCCAGCACCAGAAACGCCAGCATACGGCTCGAGAAGTCCGTGAAGAACCTGCTGACGCGGCGACTGACCTCGCTGAACCAGGACGACCTGCTCAAGGACAACGCCGAAGGCTGCAAGCCGTACAACGACCTGATGGAGGACGAGAGGTGCGTTTCCATGCCGGCCAACGACATCTTCAGCAGCATCACGTTCTACAGTCCTCTGAACACCAACTTGAGGAGCATGAGGAACGAGGAGGACCTTTCCGGGACGCGGACCAGCCCCCCGCCACCGGACTATCCTCCACCCCCGCATCCCGACGAATCTATCTACGACGAACTGCAGTCCGTCACGTCTGGCAGCAACCGATACGACACGATAAGCTCCACCGTATCCGAGAAGACCGACAGGGACTTCCCCGAGTCGTTCAGTCTCCTGAATTTCGCGCTGAACCAG GCCAGCGACTCTGACCAGAGCTTGAACCTCTCGGACGCCAGCGGGTCGCTTCCCCGCGACAAGACTGACTCGAGAAGGTTGTCCAGGTCCGATTCGTGGACGTTCTACGACACGGCCCCAGCCAGCAAGTCCGAAGCGGTCGACGAATTGGATCGGATCTCCAGCGCCGAGGAAGACACGCCCGAACCTTGCCACCTGTCCGTCGAGCCTCTGGTGAACAGAACGTCCTCCGCCTCGGAGGAGAGCCAAGCATCCGTGCAGAACTCTTTGTACGAGAACCTGCTCGCCCATAGAGCACCATTGGAGGAGAAACAGGAGACGTCCGGCTCCGAGAACAGAGCGCAGAACAGCCGGTCGTTGTTGTTCGAATTCGATCCGTTCGCGAAAACCGCCGATACCGAGAACCTCTACAGCAACTTCGGGAACAATGACATGATGCTGCTGGAGACACTGTTGGCTACCAGCGATTCGCCCAGCAGTTCCGGCAGCATCCTCGATTTCCAAGAAGTCGCCGATAACGAGGAGGATCCGAACGATATGGACGACGAGGACGCCCCGCATCCGCAGATCTCGGCAGTGCCGCCGGTGCCGCCGAGGAGGATCGACTCTCTGCCGAAGAACGAGTACGAGGAGGCCCTCGAAGCTATCTCCGGGACCGACAAGGCCACCGTCGCCAAAAATCCGGCCCTATTGCCGAAGCTGGCGCACTTGGTCACCAAGAAACAGCCCGCCGTGCCGCCCAGAAAACCGCCCAGAGATCGACAAAACGACTCGCCGGCCGATAACGCGGCGTCTGGCGATGATAACGGTCATTCAGGCAACG CCACGAAGATGACGGTCAGCCCGAAACCTGCCGAGGAATCACCGGCGAGCCCCGCGGCCGCGAAAAACGCGGAGGAGCATCGTCGCGTCGGCATGATACAGAAGCTGAAGAAGCTGAGGCACGACTCGACGTCCCACGGTATCGGGCCGAACATGATCAGCTTCGTGAAGAGCGGCAGCAAGCTGTTGTCGCGGAACCGGGACCAGGCCAGAGGCTCGGCCTCGAAGTCGACGAAGCTGGAGAGGCCGAAGTCGAACGCGCCGCAGAACCCTGCGAGGCATCAAGGGATCGTCTACAGGTCCGGCGTCGGTATCGAGAGGGCGAAGGACCTCGTGCAGAGGGCGGCGATGCTGGCCGACCAGAAACTATCGTTCTACACGGACAAGAGCATGACCACTGCGAAGGAGGTCATTCAACTCGACACAGTGTACAGCATTCATCTTCTGCAGGATGTAAA AGGAATCGATGGCGATACTGTACACTGCGTAGCGATCAGCGTGGAAGGAAGGCCGAGCGTCCACGTGTTCTACGCGAAAGGTGTGACCGAAAGACGAATTTGGGCCCAGCGAATATTGGAGGCGATCACTCTAGTCTTTCCCACGAAATACTCGTCCGATCTGACGAGGGTGGGATGGGTTTACTTAAAG GAAGGCGTAACAGGTGTATGGTTTCCGGCATGGGTTCTTCTGCATCAAAGGACTCTGGTCTATACGAAGACTCTCGATCAGTCCGTGGCTATCACTCATGGGGAACTCGATCTTCGAAAAGCACGTTGCATCG TGTTACGTGAACAGGAAGGCCCGAACCCGAATGCGGGGCCCGTTTCCGTGGTGGTCGTAGATGCAGGTGGCAACGGTGCGTTGCACATCGCTGCACCAGGTATTTACGAAGGATCTGCATGGAGGCACGCGCTCTATCAAGCAGCTACCACGTGTGGTCCCGATTTAGAACAGCAGCAACTAACGCAGGACGACGTCCCTGTGATACTCGACAAGTGCATCAATTTCATATACGCTCATG gtatcaTGACGGAGGGAATTTATCGTCGTAGCGGGTCCACCAGCGCCGTTGTTCGGCTGCTGGCGGCTTTCCGTCACGACGCATGGGCGATGCAAATCACGAGAGGCTTGTACACGGAGCACGACGTCGCCACCGCGCTAAGACGATTCCTCCGTGATCTACCGAATCCATTGTTTCCTGTCAAAATCCACGACCGGCTTTGTCTCAACACAG AAAACATTAACGAGAACGAACAGGTCACAGCGTACAGGTCGCTGTTATCTTCGTTGAGCCCGGTGCCGGCGGCGACCCTGCGGAGGATTCTTGCTCACCTTCACTGCCTGAGTCAACAGAGTTCCAGGAACCTGATGACCGTCGAGAATCTTTCTGCGATTTGGGGGCCGACATTGATGCACGGCGGGAAGAACAGCGCCGAAGAATGGAACCGCCGGGAAACGAGAGTGGTCGGCGATCTGATCCGGCTCTATCCGAAGTTGTATCAATTGACCGCCGCCGATCTCGCGAAGGAGGCAAAAATTTTAGAGGTCCTCGAGAAGCATCACGTGTCGAACAATGGGCCGCGGGCGCCCTCGGGAGACCTCAAGATATGGATCTATGTCTTCTCGAAAGACGGCGAATGCGTGAACGTGACG ATTGGACCGCAAAAGACCGCATTCGATATATGCGCAGAGCTCGCAGACAAAACGAATTCACCGGCCCATGAACTTTGCTTGGAGGAGTACACGTTGTCCGGTGCGCTGGAACGACCGCTGCATCACACCGAGCGTGTCCTTGAAACGGTTGCAAGGTGGGGATACTGGGAACCCGAGGATAGGAAGGACAACATCCTCATTCTTAAAAGAGATCACCTCTACAAGGATATATTGCCCTTG ATAAAACCACCACTGACACCGTCCGGTGAACTTAAATTTGCTAGCAGTAAGATGAAGCACTTCAAAACCTACCTCTTTGAATTTAGTCAAGGAAAACTTTGCTGTTACAAAGACAAAGTGTGTTCGGCTAAGTTACACGAATGGAGGATAGAAGATATCATTTGGTACCTAGGTCATGAGCCTAAACGGAATCCGCAAACTGG ATGGTCCATCACATTCATTACAAAAAATAACAAACCGATGAG gtGTAAAGAAACTCCATTTTTCGGATGTACGATAGCTGGATCGTTAAAGGACGAGCAATATAAGTGGTTAGCAGCTATGATCTTTGCAGAATACCAGCTAAACCTGCGACCATCTGCAATTAATCTTATGGATccgtaa